Genomic DNA from Jejubacter calystegiae:
CAGGGTTTCCACCAGCGCGCTGTCGCCGCCCCAGCCGTCAATCACCCGTACGTTAAACAGCGCGTCGCACAGCTCTTTGGCGAGATCCAGGGTGCCGCTACCTTCCAGCGCCAGCACCTGTGAGCTGCCCGCCATTTTCTCAAGCGTCAGAATGCCCTTATCCAGCGAGGCGCTGGAGTGAAACTGGTTCATAACCGTCGCGGTTTCATACTCCTGCTGCGCCGAAACATCGTTATTCTCACGGGTCACCGCCTGCTGAACCAGCTGCTGGAAGTTCATGCCCTGCAGCCGGGCATTACGCATATCAATGCTGGCCTTCCCCTGCCAGTTATGGCGGAAGGCTTCGGCATCCAGTTGGCTGCCGGAAAACTCGCCGGACATCGAAAGCTGGCCCGACACCGCCAGCGGATAATCGAAGGCCGTCAGCAGCGGCGCCATCTCGATATTTTCTACCTGAGGCCGAAAGTTGACCAGTGCCTCGTCGCTGCGAACATCCACGCTGCCCGGCAGCGAGATCTTCCCGTTACCCAGCCGTCCTTCCAGCTTATCGATATTCAGCACGCCGCCGTTATTGACCATATGGCTGGCGACATCGCTAAAGTTCAGACCGCGCCAGCGCAGACCGGCAAGCTTCAGATCAATCTCGCCGCTGAAAGCGTGCAGCAAACTGTACTGGGGCTCGTCACCGCTACTGGCAATCACCGGTCGCGGACGCACCCGGCTCTGCCCCTGCTGGTTGGTGACGGGCGTTCCATCTGCGCTGGCGCGGACCATCAGTGCATCCAGATTCAGATTATCCGATGCCAGATCCAGCTTCCAGACCGGCTGCTCGCTCAATACGACGCTCAGCGCGCCGCGCAGCGTGCTATCGTTGGCGGTCATGGAAAAGTCGTTCAGGCTCAGGCGCTTTTCCGGCTCTCGCCACAGCGCCTTAAAGCTCCCCTGCCCGCTGATGCCCTGCTGCGGCAGATCGGCCCCCTGGAGCTGGTACTCCAGGCGGGTGAAATTCGCGCTCAGATTTTCGGGATAGTCGCTGGCATCCAGACTTGCATCCATCGACAGCGTCAGATCGCGCTGATCGCGGTTGATGCGCCCGCTAAAGGAGAGCTGACCGCGGTGATGCTCATCCTGCTCCATCTGCAGATTGATGCCGCGCACCGCCACCTGTTCATCATCGCCGTGCTGGAACACCAGCAGGCTGTCGGCCACCTCAAGGCGACCGATATCAAAAGACCAACCCCGGGTTTCATCCCCCGGCGCCCGGGTGGAGCCTGGAGCCACCGGCGCATCCGCCGGGCGTCGCTCCTCGCTCTGGGGCGTAAGTTGAATCACCGCCCCTTTCAGCATCACCTGACTGACCTGCAGACGATGAGAAATCAGCGGCAGAAGATCGACATCGAGACGCATATTATCCGCGCTGACCAGCGGCTGACTGGCACCCGGCGCGGTTAACGACATCCGCCCCGAGAGAATGCTGAGCTGCGGCC
This window encodes:
- the asmA gene encoding outer membrane assembly protein AsmA, with amino-acid sequence MRRFLTTLMILLVVLVSGLTALVVMVDPNDFRSYMVKQVEQRSGYQLKLNGPLRWHVWPQLSILSGRMSLTAPGASQPLVSADNMRLDVDLLPLISHRLQVSQVMLKGAVIQLTPQSEERRPADAPVAPGSTRAPGDETRGWSFDIGRLEVADSLLVFQHGDDEQVAVRGINLQMEQDEHHRGQLSFSGRINRDQRDLTLSMDASLDASDYPENLSANFTRLEYQLQGADLPQQGISGQGSFKALWREPEKRLSLNDFSMTANDSTLRGALSVVLSEQPVWKLDLASDNLNLDALMVRASADGTPVTNQQGQSRVRPRPVIASSGDEPQYSLLHAFSGEIDLKLAGLRWRGLNFSDVASHMVNNGGVLNIDKLEGRLGNGKISLPGSVDVRSDEALVNFRPQVENIEMAPLLTAFDYPLAVSGQLSMSGEFSGSQLDAEAFRHNWQGKASIDMRNARLQGMNFQQLVQQAVTRENNDVSAQQEYETATVMNQFHSSASLDKGILTLEKMAGSSQVLALEGSGTLDLAKELCDALFNVRVIDGWGGDSALVETLKQTPIPLRIYGPWSQLNYNLQVDRGLRNHLRDEAKQRLKEWAERNKESRKGQDLQKLLKDM